In the Sulfitobacter pacificus genome, one interval contains:
- a CDS encoding GNAT family N-acetyltransferase has product MPALKQVLDATELFPSDMLQDMVTPFLNGSTEVLWLTAESDGTPCGFCFAQSEQLTEGTWNMLAIAVAPAQQGAGVGTGLTGALEQHLRDLDARILIADTSGTDDFAQTRDFYAKNGYAAEARIRDFWAAGDDKVTFRKAL; this is encoded by the coding sequence ATGCCAGCGCTGAAACAAGTGCTGGATGCGACAGAGCTGTTTCCTTCTGATATGTTGCAAGACATGGTTACGCCGTTCTTGAATGGCAGTACCGAAGTGCTCTGGCTGACGGCAGAAAGCGACGGCACGCCCTGCGGTTTCTGTTTTGCCCAGTCCGAACAGCTTACCGAGGGAACCTGGAACATGCTGGCGATTGCTGTGGCCCCTGCCCAGCAGGGCGCGGGTGTTGGCACCGGTCTAACCGGTGCTCTTGAACAGCACTTGCGCGATTTAGACGCGCGTATTCTGATTGCCGACACCTCTGGTACCGACGACTTTGCCCAAACCCGAGACTTCTATGCCAAGAATGGCTACGCAGCCGAAGCCCGCATTCGCGACTTCTGGGCCGCAGGGGATGACAAGGTGACCTTTCGCAAGGCGCTATAG
- the purQ gene encoding phosphoribosylformylglycinamidine synthase subunit PurQ, with amino-acid sequence MRAAVVVFPGSNCDRDLAVAFEAAGCQVDMVWHKDSDLPQGVDIVGVPGGFSYGDYLRCGAIAAQSPIVKSVRAHAERGGYVLGICNGFQVLTETGLLPGALLRNAGLKYICKTVGLRVETSQSAYTEGYNAGDVVDIPIAHHDGNYFADADTLARLQGEDRVAFTYTDNPNGAQADIAGILSENRRVLGMMPHPERAADAGHGGTDGQALFRALAGALTTA; translated from the coding sequence ATGCGCGCTGCTGTTGTTGTCTTTCCGGGGTCAAACTGCGACCGTGATCTTGCGGTGGCTTTCGAGGCTGCGGGCTGTCAGGTGGATATGGTCTGGCACAAGGACAGTGATCTGCCGCAAGGTGTTGATATTGTGGGCGTCCCGGGTGGGTTTTCCTATGGGGACTACCTGCGTTGTGGGGCCATTGCGGCGCAGTCGCCGATTGTAAAATCGGTCAGGGCCCATGCGGAACGTGGCGGTTACGTGCTGGGGATCTGCAATGGGTTTCAGGTCCTGACCGAAACCGGTCTGTTGCCCGGTGCCTTGTTGCGCAATGCCGGGCTGAAGTACATTTGCAAGACCGTTGGTCTGCGGGTCGAGACCTCGCAAAGTGCTTATACCGAAGGGTATAACGCTGGCGATGTGGTCGATATTCCAATCGCCCATCATGACGGAAATTACTTTGCGGATGCTGATACATTGGCGCGTCTGCAAGGCGAGGATCGCGTGGCCTTTACCTATACGGACAACCCGAACGGGGCGCAGGCGGATATTGCCGGCATCCTGTCTGAAAACCGCCGTGTGCTGGGCATGATGCCACACCCGGAGCGGGCGGCGGATGCTGGCCATGGGGGCACTGATGGGCAGGCGCTCTTTCGCGCATTGGCAGGGGCGCTGACCACCGCGTGA
- a CDS encoding sensor histidine kinase: MSETSSISKPALIISWRVRLAVALIMILAVLVISITNNLLTNRFTESTRNRAELRIALYSGNLMAELRQNAIVPQLLARDPSLIIALQEADYSLSTQRLISFVEEIGAASLMLYDLDGRTVAATDRNRLQSLHKSSPYFVDAIRANVTIFSVIKLEGGGYKFVYSRRIQAGGDTLGVIAVEVDLQKFERAWAGISDAVIVMDSAGEIILGTSPRWRGLSEAEALTATSPQTAIERAIKVTADWTALPADTYLQGEAVMRLEHRIAFRGWRMVSFTTYESVRERVNAVLALEVMGFAILLALAFYFLSRRTAGRLAIFQRESAKLRALNVALQREIAERKRVQETLAVAEQTLEQSSKLAALGEMSAAVSHELNQPLAAMKTYLAGARLLLRRNRPDEALSSFGRIDDLIERMGAITRQLKSYARKGQEALSPVDMGAALASSMSMMEPQLRQRQVEIVRILPDEPVIVMGDRMRIEQVMVNLIRNALDATKSERHPQVEIILSAGETATLTVRDNGPGIADLDALFEPFYTTKQPGDGVGLGLAISSGIVNDLGGRLTARNGQAGGAVFEMQLPIMGETNKVEAAE, translated from the coding sequence ATGAGCGAGACCTCCTCTATAAGCAAACCTGCATTGATCATTTCCTGGCGCGTGCGTCTGGCGGTGGCACTGATCATGATACTGGCAGTGTTGGTGATTTCGATCACCAATAATCTGCTGACCAACCGTTTCACCGAAAGCACGCGCAACCGGGCCGAGCTGCGGATTGCGCTCTACAGCGGTAACCTGATGGCCGAGCTGCGCCAGAACGCGATTGTGCCGCAATTGCTGGCGCGTGACCCGTCGCTGATCATTGCCCTGCAAGAAGCGGATTATTCCCTGTCGACCCAGCGGTTGATTTCCTTTGTCGAGGAGATCGGGGCGGCCTCTTTGATGCTTTATGATCTGGACGGGCGCACGGTGGCGGCAACGGATCGCAACCGTCTGCAATCCTTGCATAAATCATCGCCTTATTTCGTCGATGCAATCCGCGCCAATGTGACGATTTTCAGTGTGATCAAACTGGAGGGCGGCGGCTACAAATTTGTCTATTCGCGGCGCATTCAGGCAGGTGGTGATACGCTGGGTGTCATCGCGGTCGAGGTCGACCTGCAAAAATTCGAACGTGCCTGGGCCGGGATTTCAGATGCGGTCATAGTGATGGACAGCGCTGGGGAGATCATCCTGGGCACCTCGCCGCGTTGGCGCGGGTTGAGCGAGGCAGAGGCCCTGACCGCCACCTCACCACAAACGGCAATTGAACGGGCCATCAAGGTCACCGCGGATTGGACGGCACTGCCTGCAGATACCTATTTGCAGGGCGAGGCGGTGATGCGGTTGGAACACCGGATCGCCTTTCGCGGCTGGCGCATGGTGAGTTTCACCACCTATGAAAGCGTGCGCGAGCGGGTCAATGCCGTACTGGCGCTTGAGGTGATGGGATTTGCGATTCTTTTGGCGCTGGCTTTTTACTTTCTGAGCCGACGCACGGCGGGACGTCTGGCGATTTTCCAGCGCGAGTCGGCCAAACTTCGCGCATTGAACGTGGCCTTGCAGCGGGAAATCGCTGAACGCAAACGGGTTCAGGAAACGCTGGCGGTGGCCGAACAGACCCTTGAACAATCCAGTAAACTCGCCGCTTTGGGCGAGATGTCTGCGGCGGTCAGCCATGAATTGAACCAGCCTTTGGCGGCGATGAAAACCTATCTGGCGGGGGCGCGGTTGCTGTTGCGCCGCAACCGGCCGGATGAGGCGCTGTCGTCTTTTGGACGGATCGACGATTTGATCGAGCGGATGGGCGCAATCACAAGACAGCTGAAATCCTATGCCCGCAAGGGGCAGGAGGCGCTTTCACCGGTAGATATGGGGGCAGCCCTTGCGTCATCCATGTCGATGATGGAGCCGCAGTTGCGTCAGCGTCAGGTGGAAATTGTGCGCATTCTGCCGGATGAGCCGGTGATTGTGATGGGGGACCGGATGCGTATTGAGCAGGTGATGGTGAACCTGATCCGCAATGCTCTGGATGCCACCAAATCCGAACGCCACCCGCAGGTAGAGATCATTCTGTCTGCGGGGGAGACCGCAACCCTCACGGTGCGCGACAATGGTCCGGGGATTGCGGATCTCGACGCGCTGTTCGAACCGTTTTACACCACCAAGCAGCCCGGCGACGGTGTCGGCCTGGGGCTTGCCATCTCGTCGGGCATCGTCAACGACCTAGGTGGACGGTTGACGGCGCGCAACGGACAGGCGGGCGGGGCGGTCTTTGAGATGCAATTGCCCATCATGGGTGAAACGAACAAAGTAGAAGCAGCGGAGTAA
- a CDS encoding sigma-54-dependent transcriptional regulator encodes MAQAMKIAIVDDEQDMRQSISQWLALSGYDTETFGSAEDALKTLGPDYPGIVISDIKMPGMDGMQFLKKLMGSDSALPVIMITGHGDVPMAVEAMRVGAFDFLEKPFNPDRMSELAKKATNARRLVMDNRALRRELSDGGQLMKKLIGQSPVMERLREDILDLGQADGHVLIDGETGTGKTLVAHALHAVGSRAGKKFVLVSCGALEEEMLSKRLFGPMQPEDAQLPAIEEARGGTLVLEDVEALSETLQARLLSVINEQGTPAETRIVAISNLQEAGRTSEDALRSDLFYRLAALRITVPPLRQRGEDILTLFTRLSEQFSEEYGCDTPQVSAQEAAQLLQAPWPGNVRQLINVAERAVLQSRRGSGTIASLLMSDHEEMQPVMTTEGKPLKEYVEAFERMLIDNTMRRHKGSISSVMEELCLPRRTLNEKMAKYGLQRSDYL; translated from the coding sequence ATGGCTCAGGCGATGAAGATTGCGATTGTCGATGATGAACAGGACATGCGCCAGTCAATCAGCCAGTGGTTGGCCCTTTCGGGGTATGACACGGAAACTTTCGGTTCCGCCGAGGACGCCTTGAAAACGCTGGGGCCGGACTATCCGGGCATTGTGATTTCGGACATCAAAATGCCGGGTATGGATGGGATGCAGTTCCTGAAAAAGCTGATGGGCAGTGACAGCGCCTTGCCGGTGATCATGATCACCGGGCATGGCGATGTGCCGATGGCGGTTGAGGCGATGCGCGTGGGTGCATTTGATTTTCTGGAAAAGCCGTTTAACCCCGACCGGATGAGCGAGCTGGCCAAAAAGGCCACCAATGCACGGCGTCTGGTGATGGACAACCGTGCCCTGCGCCGCGAGTTAAGCGACGGCGGACAGCTGATGAAAAAGCTGATCGGCCAGTCGCCGGTGATGGAGCGCCTGCGCGAGGATATTCTGGATCTGGGGCAGGCGGATGGCCATGTGTTAATCGACGGCGAAACCGGCACCGGCAAGACACTGGTGGCCCATGCGCTGCATGCTGTGGGATCGCGGGCGGGCAAGAAATTCGTGCTGGTGTCCTGCGGGGCGCTGGAAGAGGAGATGCTGAGCAAACGGTTGTTCGGCCCGATGCAGCCCGAAGATGCGCAATTGCCCGCCATTGAAGAGGCCCGCGGCGGCACCTTGGTTCTGGAAGATGTGGAAGCCTTGTCTGAAACGCTTCAAGCGCGTCTGCTGAGTGTGATCAACGAACAGGGCACCCCGGCAGAAACGCGGATTGTTGCGATCTCGAACCTGCAAGAGGCGGGGCGGACTTCGGAAGATGCGCTGCGCAGTGATCTGTTCTACCGGCTTGCCGCATTGCGCATCACTGTGCCACCGCTGCGCCAGCGGGGCGAGGATATCCTGACCCTGTTCACCCGGCTGAGCGAACAGTTCTCCGAGGAATACGGCTGTGACACGCCACAGGTCAGCGCACAGGAAGCCGCGCAACTGTTGCAGGCCCCCTGGCCGGGCAATGTACGTCAGCTGATCAATGTGGCGGAACGTGCTGTGCTGCAATCGCGCCGCGGGTCGGGGACCATCGCATCCCTGCTGATGTCGGATCATGAGGAAATGCAGCCGGTGATGACAACCGAAGGCAAGCCGCTGAAGGAATATGTTGAAGCCTTTGAGCGGATGTTGATCGACAATACCATGCGCCGCCACAAGGGATCGATTTCATCGGTGATGGAAGAATTATGTCTGCCACGCCGGACGTTGAACGAAAAGATGGCGAAATACGGGTTGCAGCGCTCGGATTATCTGTAG
- the purS gene encoding phosphoribosylformylglycinamidine synthase subunit PurS yields the protein MKARVHVMLKNGVLDPQGEAVRHALGAIGFDGVNGVRQGKVIELDLAEGSTEADVNAMCEKLLANTVIESYTVEMS from the coding sequence ATGAAAGCACGGGTGCATGTGATGTTGAAGAATGGTGTGTTGGACCCGCAGGGCGAAGCCGTGCGCCACGCGCTGGGGGCCATCGGCTTTGATGGGGTGAACGGCGTGCGTCAAGGCAAGGTGATTGAGCTTGATTTGGCTGAGGGTTCGACCGAGGCGGATGTGAACGCGATGTGCGAAAAGCTGCTCGCGAATACGGTCATTGAAAGCTACACGGTGGAGATGTCCTGA